Proteins encoded by one window of Carassius auratus strain Wakin chromosome 8, ASM336829v1, whole genome shotgun sequence:
- the ciao1 gene encoding putative cytosolic iron-sulfur protein assembly protein ciao1, whose protein sequence is MKGALELLQRVSAHADACCWYVAWNPAGTLLASCGGDRAIRIWGKEGDSWECKCVLADGHQRTVRKVAWSPCGKYLASASFDATTCIWKKTDDDFESLTVLEGHENEVKCVAWAPSGNLLATCSRDKSVWIWEVDEEDEYECVSVVNSHTQDVKHVVWHPTQELLASASYDNKVCIYKEEDDDWECRATLEGHESTVWSLAFDPEGRRLASCSDDRTVKIWKESTAGDGSTDESWKCVCTLSGFHGRTVYDVAWCRLTGALATACGDDGVRVFREDPTADSEQPVFFMSAHVPKAHGQDVNCVSWNPKEAGLLATCSDNGEFAIWKYSSDS, encoded by the exons ATGAAGGGCGCGCTGGAGCTGCTGCAGAGGGTGAGCGCGCACGCAGACGCGTGCTGCTGGTACGTCGCGTGGAACCCGGCGGGAACGCTGCTCGCATCATGCGGCGGAGACCGCGCCATCAGAATATGGGGGAAAGAAG GGGACAGTTGGGAGTGTAAGTGTGTCTTGGCTGATGGACACCAGCGTACAGTCAGAAAGGTGGCATGGTCTCCCTGCGGGAAATATCTGGCTTCAGCCAGCTTTGATGCCACAACATGCATCTGGAAGAAGACTGATGATGATTTTGAG TCTCTGACTGTGCTAGAAGGTCATGAGAACGAGGTCAAGTGTGTGGCCTGGGCTCCGTCTGGAAACTTACTGGCCACCTGCAGCAGAGACAAAAGTGTTTGGATCTGGGAAG TGGACGAGGAGGATGAATATGAGTGTGTAAGTGTTGTGAATTCACACACGCAGGATGTGAAGCATGTCGTGTGGCACCCAACACAGGAG CTTCTCGCATCCGCCAGTTATGACAACaaagtgtgtatttataaagAGGAGGATGATGACTGGGAATGTAGAGCCACGTTGGAGGGTCACGAATCCACCGTTTGGAGTCTTGCCTTTGACCCTGAAGGAAGGAGATTGGCGTCTTGTAGCGATGATCGTACCGTGAAGATCTGGAAGGAGTCGACGGCTGGAGATG GTTCAACAGATGAGTCCTGGAAGTGTGTGTGTACCTTGTCTGGATTCCATGGGAGAACAGTGTATGATGTTGCATG GTGTCGTCTGACTGGTGCCCTGGCCACAGCGTGTGGCGATGACGGAGTCCGTGTGTTCAGAGAAGACCCCACCGCTGACTCAGAGCAGCCCGTCTTCTTCATGTCAGCCCATGTGCCCAAAGCCCACGGTCAGGACGTCAACTGTGTGTCCTGGAACCCGAAGGAAGCCGGGCTGCTGGCCACCTGCAGTGACAACGGAGAGTTTGCCATCTGGAAGTACAGCTCTGATTCCTGA
- the LOC113106931 gene encoding transmembrane protein 127 has translation MYAAPGTAAPGNRRRRGGTSLPKQPERSLASALPGALSITALCTALAEPAWLRVHGGTCPRQELGVADVLGYIDDKLIEDYCINAQSILLLRVIAAFCFLGILCSLTAFLLDVFGPKHPALKITRRYAFAHILTVLQCATVIGFCYWASELILSLQQQHKKYHGSLIYVTFAISFYLVAGAGGASILATAANLLRHYPTEEEEQALELLSEMEESSETYPVDYDIANQFQPPPAYTP, from the exons ATGTACGCCGCCCCGGGAACAGCTGCGCCTGGAAACCGGAGGAGGAGAGGTGGAACGTCTCTACCCAAACAACCAGAGCGGAGTTTAGCATCCGCGCTGCCCGGGGCGCTTTCCATCACCGCACTCTGTACAGCCCTAGCAGAACCAGCCTGGCTGCGTGTCCATGGAGGAACCTGCCCCAGACAGGAGCTCGGCGTCGCAGACGTCCTGGGATATATAGATGACAAACTCATTGAGG ATTACTGTATCAACGCTCAGTCCATCCTGCTCTTGCGGGTCATTGCTGCGTTCTGTTTTTTGGGCATTCTGTGCAGCCTCACGGCGTTTCTGTTGGATGTCTTTGGACCCAAACACCCAGCCCTCAAGATCACACGCAGATATGCTTTCGCCCACATCCTCACAG TGCTCCAGTGTGCTACAGTGATTGGCTTCTGTTACTGGGCCTCAGAACTGATTCTGTCCCTGCAGCAGCAGCACAAGAAGTACCACGGCTCGCTCATCTACGTCACTTTTGCCATCAGCTTCTACCTGGTTGCCGGTGCAGGCGGAGCCTCCATTTTAGCCACAGCGGCCAACCTGCTCCGTCATTACCCCACCGAGGAGGAGGAGCAGGCCCTGGAGCTCCTCTCAGAGATGGAGGAGAGCAGTGAAACATACCCAGTTGACTACGACATTGCCAACCAATTCCAGCCTCCACCGGCCTACACACCCTGA
- the LOC113107911 gene encoding glutamine amidotransferase-like class 1 domain-containing protein 3A, mitochondrial produces MYHLSRYGARFQIFAPNQQQMHVMDHMKMQPSSSDNRNMMMESARFSHGQGMMQMNDLSKLDVSSFDAVIFPGGHGIVKNLSTFSKDGKDCKLNNDVERIMKDFALASPLGI; encoded by the exons ATGTACCATTTGAGCCGTTATGGAGCGCGTTTTCAGATCTTTGCACCAAACCAGCAGCAAATGCACGTCATGGACCACATGAAGATGCAGCCATCATCAAGTGACAACAG GAACATGATGATGGAGTCTGCGCGATTCAGCCACGGTCAGGGCATGATGCAGATGAACGATCTGTCCAAACTGGACGTCAGCAGCTTTGACGCCGTCATCTTCCCTGGAGGCCACGGGATAGTCAAGAACCT GTCCACCTTCAGCAAAGACGGCAAAGACTGCAAGCTGAATAATGATGTGGAAAGAATTATGAAGGACTTCGCGCTCGCAAGCCCATTGGGTATATGA